DNA from Streptococcus parasuis:
GTGTCCAACAAAGATGAGATTGGAGACCATATCCAAGCTACCTTGATCGTAGAAATTATGGGGAAACATAGCAATATTATCTTGGTAGATAAGTCTGAACAGAAGATTATCGAGGCTATCAAGCATGTCGGTTTCTCGCAAAATTCCTACCGAACTATCTTGCCTGGTTCCACCTACATTCGACCACCGAAGACGCATTCTCTCAATCCTTACACGGTATCTGACGAGAAATTATTTGAAATCTTATCGACTCAGGAACTGAGTCCAAAAAATCTCCAACAGGCCTTTCAAGGTTTGGGTCGGGACACGGCTTCTGAACTGGCCAGTCATTTGCAGACAGACCGCCTGAAGAACTTCCGTGCCTTTTTTGACCAGGCTGCACAGCCTAGCCTGACAGACAAGTCCTATGCTGCTCTGCCATTTGCCAATAGCCCTGAAAACCAGCCACACTTTGAGAGCCTGAGCAGTCTGCTGGACTTCTACTATCAGGACAAGGCGGAGCGGGATCGGGTGGCCCAACAGGCCAATGAGCTGATCAAGCGGGTGGCCAGTGAGTTAGAGAAGAATCGCAAGAAGCTGGTCAAGCAGGAGCAGGAATTGGCGGATACGGAGACGGCGGAGTTGGTGCGGCAAAAGGGTGAGCTCCTGACCACCTATCTGCATCAGGTGCCCAACGACCAGCCGAGTGTGTGCTTAGACAACTACTATACGGGCCAGGAGCTGGAAATTGAGTTGGACGTGGCTCTCACTCCTAGCCAAAATGCCCAGCGGTATTTCAAGAAATACCAGAAACTCAAGGAGGCAGTCAAGCACCTGACCAACTTAATTGAGGAAACAAAGGCGACTATTGTCTACCTGGAGTCCGTTGATACCATGCTGGGACAGGCTAGTTTGGCAGAAATCGACGAAATCCGTGAGGAGTTGATTGAAACAGGCTACCTCAAACGCCGTCATCGTGAGAAAATCCATAAGCGTCAGAAACCGGAACGTTACTTGGCAACGGACGGGAAGACCATTATTCTGGTCGGGAAAAATAACCTGCAAAATGATGAATTGACCTTCAAAATGGCTAAAAAGGGCGAACTCTGGTTCCACGCCAAAGACATTCCAGG
Protein-coding regions in this window:
- a CDS encoding Rqc2 family fibronectin-binding protein, whose translation is MSFDGFFLHHMTAELRANLEGGRIQKINQPFEQEIVLNIRSNRQSHKLLLSAHSVFGRVQLTQTEFTNPKVPNTFTMILRKYLQGAVIEEIKQLENDRILEFSVSNKDEIGDHIQATLIVEIMGKHSNIILVDKSEQKIIEAIKHVGFSQNSYRTILPGSTYIRPPKTHSLNPYTVSDEKLFEILSTQELSPKNLQQAFQGLGRDTASELASHLQTDRLKNFRAFFDQAAQPSLTDKSYAALPFANSPENQPHFESLSSLLDFYYQDKAERDRVAQQANELIKRVASELEKNRKKLVKQEQELADTETAELVRQKGELLTTYLHQVPNDQPSVCLDNYYTGQELEIELDVALTPSQNAQRYFKKYQKLKEAVKHLTNLIEETKATIVYLESVDTMLGQASLAEIDEIREELIETGYLKRRHREKIHKRQKPERYLATDGKTIILVGKNNLQNDELTFKMAKKGELWFHAKDIPGSHVVITDNLDPSDEVKTDAAELAAYFSKARHSNLVQVDMIEAKKLHKPTGGKPGFVTYRGQKTLRVTPTEEKIKTMKIN